TTGTTTTTACTAATTGGCGCCGCAAAAACATATACCGAAGACAAATCGCTTTTAACCGAAGTCAGAAAAGCCGTTTGGTCTTCATAACTCAATATACTTGGAGTTTTGCTATTGACGGTATAAGAACTTTTAACCGTTGGGTATTGAAAGTTGTCAATCTTTTTCTCAAACACCGTGCTGAACAACGGATGATTGAAATTAATTTTGGTTACTTTCTTTTCATTGGTTGTTGCCGATTGCAATTGTATCGCGCCAAAATTAGCCAAGAAACTATTCGCATTACTGTTTTCACTCGAAGGAATGAAAACCACATTTCCACCTTTCGAAACAAAGGTTTTCAAAGTAGTTTGCAACGCTTGTGGTATGGTAGTCAACTCATTTAAGATAATAGCATCTTGCTTTTCAATTTGGTTATAATCCAAACTGTTCAAAGGAAAGTTCACATAGTTAAACTCATCGCTGGTATAAATTCTTGACAGGAAATTACTTTTCTCTGCATCACCAATACTAATAACGTTGGTCTTACTTGGTTTTGAAATACTAAAGTAATACGTATTGTCATAGCTCAAACCTTTATCTTCAATAGCTGCATACCCATTAAAATCTTCTTTCGGAATAGTGAAATTGATAGTGTTTTTGGTTTTGTCTAACGCAAGTAAGGTTTTAGCAACTAACTTTTTGTTATTGTATAACGCAACAGGAGTTTCCTTTTGATTCGTTCCATAAGCAGAAATACTCACACCAATTTCATAGAAATTATCCAAAGTTTGCATTAGGTAAACACTGTCTATTGCAACATTGTTTTTCTGTTCCACATCCGGAATGATAAAGTAAATATTGTCTTCTTTTTTAAATCCTTTGGTTTGATTGTTTTTGGCACCAATGGCATCCGTAACAACAATTATATCCTTGTTGAATGCCGATTTTCGGGCATTTATTTTAGCAATCACACTTTCCAGTTCAAAAGGCGCAGCGCTGTAATCAAGATTCTGCAAATCTCTTTGCACCGATTTGATGTCCGTGTTCCAGTAGTTTTCGGAGTTGGTAATCAGCGAAAAGTTTTGATTTTCGGGTGTATGTTCCAGCAAGTCTTGTACAGCTCGTTTCAACAGTTCGCCTTGTTTTCCTTTGGCTTGCATACTGTAGGAGTTGTCCAAAACAATATACATTTCGTTGGTCGCCTTTTTACTTTCCTTAGCGGTAAAAAAAGGTTGCGCAAAGGCAAGAATCAAGAAGGTTAGGAGTAGTAATCGAGTGAAAAGCAACAACCATTTTTTAATAGTAGCACTTTTTCGGGTTTGTATGGCAAGTTCTTTTAGAAATTGAACGTTGGTAAAGTATTCTTTTTTAAAACGACGCAGCTGAAATAAATGAACCAGAATTGGGATAACCAATAAGAAAAGAAAGTATAGAAACTCTGGATGTTTAAATTGCATTGTTTTTAAGATTTGTCAAAAATAGTACTTTTTATGATTTTTAACATCGGTTTTATGAATTTTAAATGATAAAAAATCTGTTAATACTTCATTTCGGTTATTTTTGTTTAAAGCAAAATTGTTATCATGACCAAATCTATCATCCTGTTCACCGTTGTTTTCATCAATTTTTCAATACTTGCGCAAGAAAACAAGCATCACTTGTTAATCGGAACCTACACCAATACCTGCGAAAGCGATGGAATTTATGTTTATGATTTTGATAGCACTACGGGTAAAGCCCAATTAAAATCATCTACTAAAGGAATTGTAAACCCAAGTTATTTAACCATTTCAGAGGATAAAACCAAAGTATACAGCGTCAACGAAGCAGGCGATAAAAGCCAAGTA
The window above is part of the Flavobacterium sp. PMTSA4 genome. Proteins encoded here:
- a CDS encoding vWA domain-containing protein produces the protein MQFKHPEFLYFLFLLVIPILVHLFQLRRFKKEYFTNVQFLKELAIQTRKSATIKKWLLLFTRLLLLTFLILAFAQPFFTAKESKKATNEMYIVLDNSYSMQAKGKQGELLKRAVQDLLEHTPENQNFSLITNSENYWNTDIKSVQRDLQNLDYSAAPFELESVIAKINARKSAFNKDIIVVTDAIGAKNNQTKGFKKEDNIYFIIPDVEQKNNVAIDSVYLMQTLDNFYEIGVSISAYGTNQKETPVALYNNKKLVAKTLLALDKTKNTINFTIPKEDFNGYAAIEDKGLSYDNTYYFSISKPSKTNVISIGDAEKSNFLSRIYTSDEFNYVNFPLNSLDYNQIEKQDAIILNELTTIPQALQTTLKTFVSKGGNVVFIPSSENSNANSFLANFGAIQLQSATTNEKKVTKINFNHPLFSTVFEKKIDNFQYPTVKSSYTVNSKTPSILSYEDQTAFLTSVKSDLSSVYVFAAPISKNNSNFQNSPLIVPTFYNMAQNAQRTGITALTIGESQPFIVDATIGKDEILEIKNDADKFIPSQQFMATKVKMTFNENPKMAGNYGIYNGTNLIENISFNYNRTEGDLTQNNSSIADDYNLITDVESVFNTIQTDRTDTQIWKWFVALALLFLVIELLIQKFVK